A window of the Flavobacteriales bacterium genome harbors these coding sequences:
- a CDS encoding PHB depolymerase family esterase — protein sequence MLRLVFSFFLFSFFLTSQAQDMPEIENFGKNPGKLRLFVHVPEKLPEGDVPLVVVLHGCNQDAHGMMRLSGWNKLADENGFIIAYPEQKGTNNMNRCFNWFHGKDTELGKGEVASIHQIVDYMKANYPINAKHVCITGVSAGAAMAVTAAALYPGDYSAVASYAGGPYGSGNIVSGVGSMFGWVDRKPWEWARRVRLANDGYRGEYPKMIILQGTDDPVVNPMNATEIMEQWTGLHQIDRDSVTVKENFQNNPKVIRSSWSEGEKVESVVLYEFKGLGHVLAVDVGNEKDQGGSDGLFSVDIGFHSTYWVAKEFDLIAH from the coding sequence ATGCTGCGCCTCGTTTTCTCATTTTTCCTTTTCTCCTTTTTTCTGACATCTCAGGCGCAGGACATGCCTGAAATTGAAAACTTCGGCAAGAATCCCGGTAAACTTCGGCTGTTCGTCCATGTTCCAGAGAAACTTCCCGAAGGGGATGTTCCGCTGGTGGTGGTGCTGCATGGCTGCAACCAGGATGCGCACGGCATGATGCGACTGAGCGGTTGGAACAAACTGGCGGACGAGAACGGTTTCATCATCGCGTATCCCGAACAGAAAGGCACCAATAACATGAATCGCTGTTTCAACTGGTTCCATGGAAAAGACACCGAACTGGGCAAAGGCGAGGTGGCCTCGATTCATCAGATTGTGGACTACATGAAAGCCAATTATCCGATCAATGCGAAGCATGTTTGTATTACGGGTGTTTCGGCAGGCGCGGCCATGGCGGTGACGGCTGCGGCTCTGTATCCTGGTGATTATTCGGCCGTGGCTTCGTATGCTGGCGGGCCTTACGGTTCGGGAAATATCGTTTCAGGTGTTGGAAGCATGTTCGGTTGGGTGGACCGCAAACCGTGGGAATGGGCAAGAAGGGTTCGGCTGGCCAATGACGGCTACCGTGGCGAATATCCGAAAATGATCATCCTGCAAGGAACGGATGATCCTGTGGTGAACCCGATGAACGCCACGGAGATCATGGAACAATGGACCGGACTGCATCAGATCGACCGCGATTCGGTCACCGTTAAAGAGAATTTTCAGAATAACCCGAAGGTGATACGGAGTTCATGGTCGGAAGGAGAGAAGGTGGAATCCGTGGTGCTTTACGAATTCAAAGGTTTGGGTCATGTGTTGGCCGTGGATGTCGGAAATGAAAAAGACCAAGGCGGTAGCGATGGTCTTTTCTCTGTGGATATTGGTTTTCATTCCACGTATTGGGTCGCGAAGGAATTTGACCTTATCGCTCATTGA
- the proC gene encoding pyrroline-5-carboxylate reductase, translating into MENKRIAIIGCGNLGLTIAHGLLDDGFEAAALTATRRNVNQLRDLAAKGVNVTADNISAVNGSDVVVLGVKPYNVKPILKEIGPALDEGKHILVCLATGITLAELTEWRGKTLPTFRAMPNTAADVNESMTMICDTGATSAHREVITGLFDKIGSTLYIDESLMEAATILGACGIAYVLRFMRAMIQGGIEVGFDAKTATAIVSQTMKGASELIIQNGSHPESEIDKVTTPKGCTITGLNEMEHAGFSSALIKGIVASYKKIEKN; encoded by the coding sequence ATGGAAAACAAGCGAATAGCAATTATCGGATGTGGCAATCTGGGATTGACCATTGCCCACGGACTGTTGGATGATGGATTCGAGGCGGCCGCATTGACCGCCACGAGAAGGAACGTGAACCAACTTCGCGATCTGGCCGCAAAAGGCGTGAACGTCACTGCTGACAACATCAGTGCTGTCAATGGTTCGGATGTGGTGGTGCTGGGAGTGAAGCCGTATAACGTGAAACCGATCCTGAAGGAGATCGGTCCTGCGTTGGATGAGGGCAAACACATTTTGGTCTGTTTGGCCACGGGCATTACGTTGGCGGAACTGACCGAATGGAGAGGGAAAACACTTCCTACCTTCCGTGCCATGCCCAACACCGCTGCAGATGTCAACGAAAGCATGACCATGATCTGTGATACGGGAGCAACTTCAGCTCATCGTGAGGTTATCACGGGATTGTTCGATAAGATCGGCAGCACGCTCTACATCGATGAAAGCCTGATGGAGGCGGCCACCATTTTGGGTGCTTGCGGCATTGCTTACGTTTTAAGGTTCATGCGCGCCATGATACAGGGTGGGATAGAGGTCGGGTTCGATGCCAAGACCGCCACGGCCATTGTGAGCCAAACGATGAAAGGCGCTTCAGAACTGATCATTCAGAACGGTTCGCATCCTGAAAGTGAAATTGATAAAGTGACAACCCCCAAAGGTTGCACGATTACTGGACTGAACGAGATGGAACACGCTGGGTTCAGTTCGGCACTGATCAAAGGGATCGTGGCGAGTTATAAGAAGATTGAAAAGAATTAG
- a CDS encoding T9SS type A sorting domain-containing protein translates to MKLFFYVRMLVSTSVLAQPNFELSIEEATLPNAPGLQSFVVGQHNGKWLLIGGRTDGLHRRQPWATFLAEDNNLVAYVVDPVNLQHWSASISALPTPIFEQLQSTNMAFTQRDTVLYIIGGYGYSPTAGDHITHAYLTAVNIPTVMDRIISGNGMADQFRYVNNANMAVTGSYLGLLDNTFYLVCGQYFEGRYNPMGPNQGPGFIQNYTEAIRKFNIEDDGTTLNITNYTETVDAADFHRRDYNLVSQIFPNGEEGFTAFSGVFQHDVDLPWHNTVDVTASGYSVNNNFDQLLNQYHSANLPIYDQAANEMHTLFFGGMSRYRYDTTTGNLIDDDAVPFVKTISLVTRHGDGSMDETQLELQMPGFLGSGAEFIPSENVNFLNGEILELNALPMNQPTLVGYVYGGIESSAENIFFINDGTQSWASGRLFKVFINRTGTTGVEGTTMSNEAALHVVVYPNPTKDVLTVGVRAAYRTKATLEVVDSAGRLVLSENLNLQQDKSANLLYKCSDWNAGTYTVRFSNGAFVKTATVVVTR, encoded by the coding sequence ATGAAGCTATTTTTTTACGTGCGGATGCTTGTTTCTACAAGTGTCCTCGCTCAACCGAATTTCGAACTGAGTATTGAAGAAGCCACCTTGCCGAATGCTCCGGGGCTTCAGTCGTTTGTGGTGGGGCAGCACAATGGCAAATGGCTTCTTATCGGTGGCCGGACCGATGGACTGCACCGCAGGCAACCGTGGGCCACATTTTTGGCAGAAGACAATAACCTGGTGGCCTATGTGGTCGACCCCGTGAACCTGCAACACTGGTCAGCTTCCATTTCAGCGCTTCCAACCCCCATATTCGAACAGTTGCAGAGCACAAACATGGCGTTTACCCAACGCGATACGGTGCTTTACATTATTGGTGGATACGGCTACAGTCCAACGGCCGGAGACCATATTACACACGCCTATCTCACTGCAGTGAACATTCCGACCGTGATGGACCGCATCATCAGCGGAAACGGAATGGCCGATCAGTTCAGATACGTGAACAATGCAAACATGGCAGTTACCGGAAGCTACCTTGGATTGCTTGACAACACCTTCTACCTCGTTTGCGGTCAGTATTTTGAAGGACGTTACAACCCCATGGGGCCGAACCAAGGTCCCGGATTTATCCAGAACTACACGGAGGCCATTCGCAAGTTCAATATTGAAGATGATGGAACAACCTTGAACATTACCAATTACACCGAAACGGTGGATGCGGCCGATTTTCACCGAAGGGATTACAATCTGGTCAGCCAGATATTTCCCAATGGCGAAGAAGGATTCACGGCCTTTTCGGGTGTTTTTCAGCACGATGTGGACCTGCCGTGGCACAACACGGTTGATGTGACCGCAAGCGGATATTCGGTCAACAACAACTTCGATCAACTATTGAATCAATATCATTCGGCCAATCTGCCGATCTACGATCAGGCCGCCAATGAAATGCATACGCTTTTCTTCGGTGGAATGAGCCGTTATCGCTACGATACCACTACCGGTAACCTGATCGATGATGATGCGGTTCCGTTTGTCAAAACCATCAGTTTGGTAACGCGCCATGGCGATGGCAGCATGGACGAAACACAATTGGAGCTGCAAATGCCCGGTTTCCTTGGCTCTGGGGCGGAGTTCATTCCATCAGAAAATGTAAACTTTTTAAACGGTGAAATTTTGGAGTTGAATGCTTTGCCCATGAATCAGCCTACGCTGGTAGGTTACGTTTACGGTGGCATTGAAAGTTCGGCAGAGAACATTTTCTTCATTAACGATGGCACGCAGAGTTGGGCAAGTGGTCGCCTCTTCAAAGTGTTCATTAACCGTACCGGAACAACGGGCGTTGAAGGCACAACCATGTCAAACGAAGCTGCGCTTCACGTGGTGGTGTATCCGAACCCGACCAAAGATGTGCTGACCGTTGGCGTTCGCGCAGCATACCGCACCAAAGCAACATTGGAGGTTGTGGACAGCGCTGGCCGTCTGGTGCTTTCTGAAAACCTGAATCTGCAACAAGATAAATCTGCCAACCTGCTTTACAAATGCAGCGATTGGAATGCAGGCACTTACACGGTTCGTTTCAGCAACGGAGCGTTTGTCAAAACTGCCACCGTGGTTGTTACGCGGTAG
- a CDS encoding alpha-glucosidase — protein MARSSAPAKATPPSKVALQALRPLRRLQPIRQSRNSIDQAVYMRLTFLLLTLLPIAVWAQQATDRSAKAVFYRGELLYEGKLGSYKVKEKHLEALTAEPIIEQNNGRIHVFTKNTFVLTNITELTLSVDSSAHFFGGGEQFSHVELTGKNVPFIVEENGIGRGDQPATRTANLIGAGGHEWSTYCPVPLVLSSNNSAFLIENDCYSEIDLTENGKITFRVHDDEIKIRSWEANSPKELIQKVTAHLGRMPELPDWTYGTILGIQGGAERVKQLVKDAKSYGNPVSAIWIQDWVGKKKTNIGSRLRWEWKPDTITYPDFKQFCADMDAQNVKVLGYINPFLLEGTDMTDDALKNGYIVHRTDGSPYLIPFGGFKGYIIDLSNSATREWIKDIIKTNMIGNGLSGWMADFAEWLPFDCKLHSGQDPKDYHNRFAADWAKVNREAIEEAGKLGEVVFFSRSGFTGSSGSSTLFWAGDQMVDFGENDGLGSAVNAMISSGLSGMAINHSDVGGYTALKFPFFKNYLRDKEVLFRWIEFEAFTPIFRTHEGLLPNDMVQYYTDDETQEFFARFGKIHKELEPYFKKLIKEASETGIPVIRHPWLVCPEDTNCLNTDKQFFVGDDLLVLPITERGQTKVRGYFPEGTWVHYLTGTEFMGGRWNEVYAPIGTPAVFWRK, from the coding sequence ATGGCGAGATCATCTGCGCCAGCCAAGGCTACACCACCAAGCAAAGTTGCATTACAGGCATTGAGGCCATTAAGAAGGTTGCAGCCAATTCGCCAATCGAGGAACTCGATTGACCAAGCTGTTTACATGCGGCTGACATTCTTGCTACTGACGCTTTTGCCGATTGCTGTCTGGGCGCAGCAAGCCACAGACCGATCTGCCAAGGCGGTTTTCTACCGTGGTGAGCTCCTTTACGAAGGAAAACTCGGGTCGTACAAGGTAAAAGAGAAACATCTTGAGGCATTGACCGCTGAGCCGATTATTGAGCAGAATAATGGTCGGATCCATGTGTTTACGAAAAACACTTTCGTTCTGACCAATATCACGGAACTGACCCTTTCCGTAGATAGTTCCGCGCATTTTTTCGGGGGTGGCGAGCAGTTCAGCCACGTGGAACTGACAGGCAAGAACGTTCCGTTTATTGTAGAAGAGAATGGCATTGGTCGTGGTGACCAACCCGCAACCAGAACCGCCAATTTGATTGGCGCTGGCGGCCATGAATGGAGCACCTATTGCCCTGTCCCGTTAGTTCTTTCTTCAAACAATTCCGCTTTTCTCATTGAGAACGATTGCTACTCAGAGATCGATCTGACAGAAAATGGAAAGATCACCTTCCGTGTGCATGATGATGAAATAAAAATTCGAAGCTGGGAGGCGAATTCACCGAAGGAACTCATTCAAAAAGTGACCGCCCATTTGGGCCGTATGCCCGAATTGCCCGATTGGACGTATGGAACAATTCTGGGCATTCAAGGAGGCGCGGAACGTGTAAAACAATTGGTAAAGGATGCCAAGAGTTACGGCAATCCCGTTTCTGCCATTTGGATTCAGGATTGGGTGGGAAAGAAAAAGACCAACATTGGTTCGCGCTTGCGCTGGGAATGGAAACCTGACACCATCACCTATCCCGATTTTAAGCAGTTCTGCGCGGATATGGATGCGCAGAATGTGAAGGTTTTGGGTTACATCAATCCGTTTCTATTGGAAGGAACCGACATGACCGATGACGCCTTGAAGAACGGCTACATCGTTCACCGCACAGACGGTTCGCCCTACCTGATTCCGTTCGGAGGTTTCAAAGGCTACATCATCGACCTGAGCAATTCCGCTACGCGTGAGTGGATCAAAGACATCATCAAAACCAACATGATCGGAAACGGTTTGAGCGGTTGGATGGCCGATTTTGCCGAGTGGCTGCCGTTTGACTGCAAACTCCATTCTGGCCAAGACCCGAAAGATTACCACAACCGTTTTGCAGCCGATTGGGCCAAAGTGAACCGAGAAGCCATTGAAGAGGCGGGTAAACTGGGCGAAGTGGTTTTCTTCTCCCGTTCGGGGTTTACAGGTTCCTCAGGTAGTTCCACGCTCTTTTGGGCTGGCGATCAGATGGTCGATTTTGGCGAGAACGATGGATTGGGATCGGCCGTCAATGCCATGATCTCATCGGGTTTGAGCGGCATGGCCATCAACCATTCGGATGTTGGCGGTTACACCGCGCTCAAGTTCCCATTCTTTAAAAACTATCTGCGTGATAAGGAAGTGCTGTTCCGCTGGATCGAGTTTGAAGCCTTCACCCCCATTTTCCGAACGCACGAAGGGTTGCTTCCCAACGACATGGTTCAGTATTACACCGATGATGAAACGCAGGAGTTCTTTGCCCGCTTCGGCAAGATCCATAAGGAACTGGAACCGTACTTCAAGAAACTCATCAAAGAAGCATCCGAAACGGGAATTCCCGTTATCCGACATCCGTGGTTGGTATGCCCCGAAGACACGAATTGCCTCAACACGGACAAGCAATTCTTTGTAGGCGATGACCTATTGGTGCTTCCCATCACGGAACGCGGACAGACCAAGGTCCGCGGCTATTTCCCCGAAGGAACATGGGTGCATTATCTTACTGGAACCGAATTTATGGGCGGCAGATGGAACGAGGTTTATGCACCTATCGGCACGCCAGCTGTATTTTGGAGAAAATGA
- a CDS encoding DUF1508 domain-containing protein encodes MENPKFQVFKGHDDHYYFRLKAANGEIICASQGYTTKQSCITGIEAIKKVAANSPIEELD; translated from the coding sequence ATGGAAAACCCAAAATTTCAAGTATTCAAAGGTCATGACGACCACTATTATTTCAGACTGAAAGCTGCCAATGGCGAGATCATCTGCGCCAGCCAAGGCTACACCACCAAGCAAAGTTGCATTACAGGCATTGAGGCCATTAAGAAGGTTGCAGCCAATTCGCCAATCGAGGAACTCGATTGA
- a CDS encoding T9SS type A sorting domain-containing protein: MTTRCLLVSIWLLTTVSTIAQTPVLSWAEQLSNENGNIFILSSTTDALGNLYLTGAITGTVDLDPGPNTSPFTDSGFGDMFISKIDSAGNFAWAGRIGRDSYDQGSSIVTDGSGNVYVTGFFSMDSTDFDPGNGTAYLLNTSGGALTFILKLNADGQFIWAKEFGPSNNSPSSLTLDASSNLLITGVFGGTVDFDPSSNSSVITGGSDDIYITKLDTSGGFVWAERIDVTTTSTRSYSIATDADDNIYLTGLLLGTVDFDPGSGLEELTAPSIFGGQFILKLNPSGSFEWAKVINGSIQQTGGDRAIQVDDAGSCYTIGWFNNTVDFDPNAGVHELENTLTAGGATYLLKLDALGNFVWVDQFGDPGNGNYRDMELYTEGNIYVAGSIITSGDFNPNIGTDSLSVVDGNVFIVKYSGDGALQWALNFSNDSSSTTQGISMNVDPMGNVLSSGYFQGTGDFDPGQAIFNLTAGTIEDIFLQRLDHNTISGIQETKKMDKMLSVFPNPTNGHVRIAFETLNETGQVNVYNPLGSLLLVARKGRGKFLDLELPKSNGLYLLQWVSSNGTIRNMKVLKQ, from the coding sequence ATGACCACAAGATGCCTCCTCGTATCAATTTGGCTGCTTACTACCGTATCAACCATTGCCCAAACTCCCGTACTGAGCTGGGCAGAGCAATTGAGCAATGAGAACGGCAACATTTTCATCCTATCCTCTACAACGGACGCGCTGGGTAACCTTTACTTGACAGGAGCCATTACCGGAACGGTCGACCTGGATCCAGGACCAAACACTTCCCCTTTTACTGATAGCGGGTTCGGTGATATGTTCATTTCCAAGATTGACTCTGCTGGTAATTTTGCTTGGGCTGGCCGAATTGGACGCGACTCGTATGACCAAGGCTCCTCCATTGTAACCGATGGTTCAGGAAATGTATATGTTACGGGCTTCTTCAGCATGGATTCAACTGATTTCGACCCTGGAAATGGAACCGCTTATCTTCTCAATACTTCTGGAGGAGCGTTGACGTTTATACTGAAATTGAACGCAGACGGTCAATTCATTTGGGCAAAGGAATTCGGTCCAAGCAACAATAGCCCTAGCTCTCTTACTTTGGATGCATCGAGTAACCTCCTAATAACTGGAGTCTTTGGTGGTACTGTAGATTTTGACCCAAGTTCAAACAGCTCAGTAATCACAGGTGGCTCGGACGACATATACATCACCAAGCTTGATACTTCAGGTGGTTTCGTTTGGGCCGAACGAATCGATGTAACCACTACATCAACCCGAAGCTACTCAATAGCCACCGATGCCGATGACAATATCTATCTGACCGGACTGCTTTTGGGAACGGTGGATTTTGACCCTGGAAGCGGACTCGAAGAACTGACCGCACCATCTATCTTCGGTGGCCAATTCATACTTAAATTGAACCCATCGGGTAGTTTTGAATGGGCCAAAGTGATCAATGGGAGCATTCAACAGACCGGAGGCGATAGAGCCATACAAGTTGATGACGCAGGCAGTTGTTACACCATCGGTTGGTTCAACAATACGGTAGACTTCGACCCCAATGCGGGTGTGCATGAGCTTGAGAACACCCTCACCGCAGGAGGAGCTACTTATTTGCTGAAGTTGGATGCTTTAGGCAATTTCGTGTGGGTCGACCAATTTGGTGACCCTGGAAATGGGAATTACAGAGATATGGAACTATATACGGAAGGCAACATCTATGTGGCTGGAAGCATTATCACTTCTGGAGATTTCAATCCTAACATCGGAACCGACAGCCTTTCGGTAGTAGATGGAAATGTTTTCATCGTCAAGTACAGCGGAGATGGGGCACTTCAATGGGCATTGAATTTTTCAAATGATTCCAGTTCCACCACCCAAGGCATTTCGATGAATGTAGATCCAATGGGAAATGTGCTTTCCTCAGGTTATTTCCAAGGAACGGGTGACTTCGACCCTGGTCAGGCCATATTCAATCTTACTGCTGGAACCATAGAGGACATATTCTTGCAGAGATTAGACCACAACACCATCAGCGGAATACAGGAAACGAAAAAGATGGACAAAATGCTGTCGGTGTTCCCAAATCCAACTAATGGCCACGTGCGTATTGCCTTTGAAACACTTAACGAAACAGGACAGGTAAATGTGTACAACCCTCTCGGATCCCTTTTACTGGTCGCCCGAAAAGGCCGAGGTAAATTTCTCGACCTTGAGCTACCGAAGAGTAATGGACTGTACCTTCTCCAGTGGGTCAGTTCAAATGGTACTATCCGTAATATGAAAGTGCTTAAACAATAA